In the genome of Sciurus carolinensis chromosome 3, mSciCar1.2, whole genome shotgun sequence, one region contains:
- the Cnppd1 gene encoding protein CNPPD1 gives MDLAGLLLDEEGTFSLSGFQDFTFLPGHQKLNARIRRRLYYGWDWEADCSLEELSSPVADIAVELLQKAAPSPIRRLQKKYVAHVSREACISPCAMMLALVYIERLRHRNPDYLQHVSSSDLFLISMMVASKYLYDEGEEEEVFNDEWGAAGGVAVPTLNALERSFLRAMDWSLYTDPREIFEVLSWLESCVAEQQGRRRGWYTYTDLCVLLEQPTWQLALGSLCQRLVKLSCLLAMAYVSSVALAVASVAVIHQSLGLSCSPPPGPPDLGLTSKGLLEPCIPTPVPQCLPSSVNISTCMEGDAGLRSLWGSLLASLTPLPLPPPDPPAPPTLLHNCPLCQKVQRDSPTCRACHHPNRSVPTGPPNSWYHTHGLAPPWPWSPVTPPLPHPQQCSLFSVMELARLKSFIFPG, from the exons ATGGACCTGGCCGGACTCCTGCTGGACGAAGAAggcaccttctctctctctggctttcAAGACTTCACG TTCCTCCCAGGACACCAGAAGCTGAATGCTCGGATCCGAAGGAGACTGTACTATGGCTGGGACTGGGAGGCGGACTGCAGCCTGGAGGAGCTCTCTAGCCCCGTGGCAG ACATTGCAGTAGAACTGCTCCAGAAAGCAGCCCCCAGTCCTATTCGTCGACTCCAGAAGAAATATGTAGCTCATGTGTCACG GGAGGCATGCATTTCCCCGTGTGCCATGATGCTAGCTCTCGTGTACATTGAGCGACTGCGGCACCGAAACCCGGACTACCTGCAGCATGTGTCATCCTCAGACTTGTTCTTGATCTCCATG ATGGTGGCCAGTAAGTACCTCTATGacgaaggggaggaggaggaggttttCAATGATGAATGGGGAGCTGCTGGAGGTGTGGCTGTGCCCACTCTCAATGCCTTGGAGAGGAGCTTTCTGCGTGCCATG GACTGGAGTCTGTACACTGACCCTCGGGAGATCTTTGAGGTGCTGAGCTGGCTGGAGAGTTG TGTGGCTGAGCAGCAGGGTCGACGGCGGGGCTGGTACACCTACACAGACTTGTGTGTGCTGCTGGAGCAACCGACCTGGCAGCTGGCCCTGGGCTCCCTCTGTCAGAGGCTGGTTAAG TTGTCCTGCCTGTTAGCCATGGCATACGTGAGCAGTGTGGCCCTGGCTGTGGCATCGGTGGCTGTAATACACCAGTCCTTGGGGCTGTCTTGCAGTCCCCCACCTGGCCCTCCCGACCTTGGACTGACCTCCAAGGGCCTCTTGGAGCCTTGTATACCAACTCCTGTGCCACAGTGCCTGCCATCTTCTGTTAACATCTCCACCTGCATGGAAGGCGACGCAGGGCTGCGTTCACTCTGGGGCAGTCTTTTGGCCTCACTGAcccccctgcccctgcctcccccagacccccctgcccctcccacgCTTCTCCATAATTGCCCCCTTTGCCAGAAGGTCCAGAGAGACTCCCCAACCTGCCGTGCGTGCCACCACCCCAACCGTTCGGTGCCCACTGGGCCTCCCAACTCCTGGTACCACACGCATGGCCTGGCTCCACCTTGGCCCTGGAGCCCAGTGACCCCTCCGCTCCCCCATCCCCAGCAGTGTTCTCTTTTCAGTGTCATGGAGCTGGCTCGTCTGAAGTCTTTCATTTTCCCAGGCTAG